A stretch of Rubinisphaera margarita DNA encodes these proteins:
- a CDS encoding PVC-type heme-binding CxxCH protein, whose translation MKSLNILALLTALFLATASAPAAELELKQGDKIVLIGNTLIERMQYFNHFETALHERFPEHELVVRNLGWSADELKLRPRSQDFNDHGHTLEDHQPDVIIAGFGLNESFAGKAGLEKFKNDLRSEIKTWTTTKYNGESAPRVLLFSPIASENLPERNMMIGDRNNENIELYTKAMKEVAEETGVGFLDLYRPSRRLMNASKEPLTFNGVHLTDGGYEKLAPIMIDRIFGKSRTKSNIDREALHAAVAEKSLQHWYDYRAVNGFYIYGGRKKPFGVVNFPAEFEKLRNMVAVRDARIHKIAQGEQVPDKIDDSGTGEFVNVETNITFDLEITSPEASLKTFKLPDGFEANLFASEVDFPDLQNPCKFTFDGKGRLWVCTMPSYPMYLPGEPVDDKILILEDTDGDGKADKQTIFADGLHLPTGFELGDGGAYIAQQPNLIFMKDTDGDDVADEKRIVLHGFDSADSHHSISAFTWGPDGALYFQEGTFHHTQVETPYGPERCVNAGVYRYEPKTEKFETFISYNFANPWGHTFDEWGQNFVADASPGANYFGAAFSGQVDYPDKHGRLKQFLVKQWRPTCGCEFVSSRNFPKEMQGDYLLNNCIGFQGTLEYRMKDEGSGFHADPVEPLLQSSDRNFRPVDLQFGPDGALYVLDWFNPLVGHMQHSVRDPNRDSQHGRVWRIRHKSKPLVTPMVVSGKPVPELLENLDTYEQRDRYRIRRELRNHKTEEVIAHVNNWLKGLDPNAESFARLQLEGLWIHQQHDVVDESLLKQVLQSKDPRARAAATRVLSYWRDRVENPLALLEASVNDEHPRVRLEAVRALSYFHGDDILPALELAAESLIHEQDDYLEYTLNETMGTLDKRLNAGN comes from the coding sequence ATGAAATCGCTGAATATCCTCGCCCTCCTTACGGCTCTCTTTCTGGCGACGGCTTCGGCCCCCGCAGCCGAACTGGAGCTGAAACAGGGAGACAAGATCGTGCTCATCGGCAACACGCTGATCGAGCGGATGCAGTACTTCAACCACTTCGAAACCGCCCTGCACGAGCGGTTTCCCGAGCATGAGCTGGTCGTCCGCAACCTCGGCTGGTCGGCCGATGAGCTCAAGCTGCGACCGCGTTCGCAGGACTTCAACGATCACGGGCATACGCTCGAAGATCACCAGCCGGACGTCATCATCGCCGGATTCGGCCTGAATGAATCGTTCGCCGGAAAAGCCGGGCTGGAGAAGTTCAAGAACGATCTCCGCAGCGAAATCAAGACGTGGACCACGACAAAGTACAACGGAGAGTCGGCTCCCCGCGTGCTGCTCTTCTCGCCGATCGCCAGTGAGAATCTCCCCGAGCGGAACATGATGATCGGGGATCGGAACAACGAGAACATCGAGCTGTACACCAAAGCCATGAAGGAAGTGGCCGAGGAAACCGGCGTCGGATTTCTCGATCTGTATCGTCCGTCGCGGCGGCTGATGAATGCATCGAAAGAACCGCTCACCTTCAACGGTGTGCACCTGACCGATGGCGGCTACGAAAAACTGGCTCCCATCATGATCGACCGCATCTTCGGCAAGAGCAGGACGAAGTCGAACATCGACCGCGAAGCTCTGCACGCAGCCGTGGCTGAGAAAAGTCTGCAGCACTGGTACGACTATCGAGCCGTGAACGGCTTCTATATTTATGGCGGACGCAAGAAACCGTTCGGCGTCGTCAACTTCCCGGCTGAGTTCGAGAAGCTCCGCAACATGGTCGCCGTGCGCGATGCCCGCATTCATAAGATCGCCCAGGGCGAACAGGTTCCGGACAAGATCGACGACAGCGGCACCGGCGAGTTTGTCAATGTCGAAACCAACATCACGTTCGATCTCGAAATCACCTCACCCGAGGCTTCGCTGAAGACATTCAAACTGCCGGACGGTTTCGAAGCAAACCTGTTCGCTTCGGAAGTGGACTTCCCAGATCTGCAGAACCCCTGCAAGTTCACCTTCGATGGCAAAGGCCGACTGTGGGTCTGCACGATGCCGTCGTATCCGATGTATCTGCCCGGCGAGCCCGTCGACGACAAGATTCTGATTCTCGAAGACACCGACGGCGACGGCAAAGCCGACAAGCAGACGATCTTCGCCGATGGCCTGCACCTGCCGACCGGCTTTGAACTCGGCGATGGCGGCGCCTATATCGCCCAGCAGCCGAACCTGATCTTTATGAAGGACACCGATGGCGATGATGTCGCCGATGAGAAGCGAATCGTGCTGCACGGCTTCGACTCGGCTGACTCGCACCATTCGATCTCCGCCTTCACCTGGGGCCCGGACGGAGCCCTCTACTTCCAGGAAGGAACGTTCCACCACACCCAGGTCGAAACCCCGTACGGTCCGGAACGCTGCGTAAATGCGGGCGTTTATCGTTACGAGCCGAAGACGGAGAAGTTCGAGACGTTCATCTCGTACAACTTCGCCAACCCCTGGGGACACACCTTTGATGAGTGGGGCCAGAACTTCGTCGCCGACGCTTCTCCGGGAGCGAACTACTTTGGAGCCGCCTTCTCCGGACAGGTCGACTATCCCGACAAGCACGGCCGGTTGAAGCAGTTCCTGGTCAAGCAGTGGCGTCCGACCTGTGGCTGCGAATTCGTTTCGAGCCGAAATTTCCCGAAAGAAATGCAGGGCGATTATCTGCTCAACAACTGCATCGGATTTCAGGGAACGCTTGAGTATCGCATGAAGGACGAAGGTTCGGGCTTCCACGCCGATCCGGTCGAGCCGCTGCTGCAGTCTTCGGACCGCAACTTCCGCCCGGTCGATCTGCAGTTCGGCCCGGATGGCGCACTGTATGTTCTCGACTGGTTCAACCCGCTGGTCGGTCACATGCAGCACTCGGTTCGCGACCCGAACCGCGACTCTCAGCACGGCCGCGTGTGGCGAATTCGTCACAAGTCGAAGCCGCTCGTCACGCCGATGGTTGTCAGCGGCAAGCCGGTTCCGGAACTGCTCGAAAACCTCGACACTTATGAACAGCGGGACCGTTACCGCATTCGTCGTGAACTGCGAAACCACAAGACCGAAGAAGTCATCGCCCACGTGAACAACTGGTTGAAGGGGCTCGACCCGAATGCCGAGTCGTTCGCCCGCCTGCAGCTGGAAGGTCTCTGGATTCACCAGCAGCACGACGTGGTCGATGAATCGCTGTTGAAGCAGGTTCTGCAGTCGAAGGACCCGCGAGCCCGAGCCGCGGCGACTCGCGTCCTCAGCTACTGGCGAGATCGCGTCGAGAACCCGCTCGCTCTGCTCGAAGCCAGCGTCAACGATGAGCACCCCCGTGTGCGACTCGAAGCCGTCCGGGCCCTGAGCTACTTCCACGGCGACGACATCCTCCCGGCTCTCGAACTGGCCGCCGAATCGCTGATCCACGAACAGGACGACTACCTCGAGTACACCCTGAACGAAACCATGGGCACGCTCGACAAACGCCTGAACGCCGGCAACTAA
- a CDS encoding alpha/beta hydrolase → MLKMRKSLRFCLLILATLFIGGSIAHAQTPAQVQRLLEEVQKRFPEADANGDGTLTVDEAKVYYARLKAEHERKKAIQRRGQIKPTHANVPYGPADRNRLDLWLADSDKPTPLVIYIHGGGFVAGDKESIAPQLIREAHEKGWSVASINYRFVNSSIMFPAPQQDGARAVQFLRHNREKYNLDPDKFAIYGGSAGAGISMWIGYKDDMADPDAKDPVLRESTRVAVVGSIGGQSSYDPFVIRDWIGGQAHAHPSIYMVYGVKTLEELTKPELKSLYNEVSAINHVTDDDPPTFMFYSEADRPLPPNARPGQGIHHPIFAHKLKEKLDEEGIPAVYRHVSVHGRDFVGPFLEFVERGFAQGR, encoded by the coding sequence ATGCTGAAAATGCGAAAGTCCCTCCGATTCTGCCTGCTGATTCTGGCCACGTTGTTCATCGGCGGTTCCATCGCCCATGCTCAGACGCCCGCTCAGGTGCAGCGGCTGCTGGAAGAGGTGCAGAAGCGGTTCCCGGAAGCGGACGCCAATGGCGATGGGACGCTCACTGTCGATGAGGCCAAGGTCTATTACGCCCGGTTGAAAGCCGAGCATGAGCGGAAAAAGGCGATCCAGCGTCGCGGACAAATCAAGCCGACGCATGCCAACGTCCCTTATGGCCCGGCCGATCGCAACCGGCTCGACCTGTGGCTGGCCGATTCCGACAAGCCAACGCCGCTCGTCATCTATATTCACGGCGGCGGATTCGTGGCCGGCGACAAGGAGTCGATCGCGCCGCAGCTGATTCGCGAGGCTCATGAAAAGGGCTGGTCGGTCGCGTCCATCAATTACCGTTTCGTGAATTCAAGCATTATGTTCCCGGCTCCTCAGCAGGATGGAGCCCGAGCGGTGCAGTTCCTCCGGCACAACCGCGAGAAGTACAATCTCGACCCGGACAAGTTCGCCATCTATGGCGGCTCAGCCGGAGCGGGGATTTCGATGTGGATCGGCTACAAAGACGACATGGCCGACCCCGATGCGAAGGACCCGGTGCTGCGGGAGTCGACTCGCGTGGCGGTTGTCGGCTCGATCGGCGGGCAGTCGTCTTACGATCCGTTCGTCATCCGCGACTGGATCGGCGGACAGGCTCATGCTCATCCTTCGATCTACATGGTCTACGGCGTGAAGACGCTGGAAGAACTGACAAAGCCGGAACTCAAGTCGCTCTACAACGAAGTCTCGGCGATCAACCACGTCACCGACGACGACCCGCCCACCTTCATGTTCTACAGCGAAGCCGACCGTCCGCTCCCCCCGAACGCCCGTCCGGGACAGGGGATTCATCACCCGATCTTCGCTCACAAACTGAAAGAGAAGCTCGACGAAGAAGGCATCCCGGCGGTCTATCGGCACGTCTCAGTGCATGGACGCGATTTCGTCGGCCCGTTCCTGGAATTCGTGGAACGCGGGTTTGCGCAGGGACGCTAG